A portion of the Saccharospirillaceae bacterium genome contains these proteins:
- a CDS encoding paraslipin has translation MDSLLNIIFSVEVFALILVIILLKSSIKFVPQNRAWLVERFGKYQSTKEAGLNFILPFIDQIAADRSLKEQAVDVPSQSAITRDNITLSVDGVLYFRVLDPYKATYGVDDYVFAVTQLAQTTMRSELGKMELDKTFEERSQLNASIVESINEASEPWGIQVLRYEIKDIVPPRSVMDAMEAQMKAERVKRAQILESEGDRQSAINVAEGKKQAQVLAAEADKTEQILQAEGEARAILAVAEAQADALRKVGEAADTVQGQKAIQLDLATKAIAAKEAIARESSVVLLPEDKTDASSLVASSMSIINSLNKQQN, from the coding sequence ATGGATTCTTTATTAAACATCATTTTCTCAGTTGAAGTCTTTGCGCTGATTCTGGTGATTATTCTGCTGAAAAGCAGCATCAAATTTGTACCACAAAACCGTGCCTGGCTGGTTGAGCGCTTTGGTAAGTACCAATCCACCAAAGAAGCCGGCCTGAATTTTATTCTGCCGTTTATTGACCAGATTGCCGCGGATCGCAGCTTAAAAGAGCAGGCGGTTGACGTACCCAGCCAGTCAGCCATTACCCGTGACAACATCACGTTATCGGTGGACGGTGTGTTGTATTTCCGTGTGTTAGACCCGTACAAAGCCACCTATGGTGTGGATGACTATGTATTTGCGGTGACCCAGTTAGCGCAAACCACCATGCGTTCTGAGCTGGGTAAAATGGAACTGGATAAAACCTTCGAAGAGCGTAGCCAGTTAAACGCCTCGATTGTAGAGTCCATTAACGAAGCATCCGAGCCCTGGGGTATTCAGGTACTGCGTTATGAAATTAAAGATATCGTGCCACCACGTTCTGTGATGGATGCGATGGAAGCTCAGATGAAAGCCGAGCGTGTTAAGCGTGCCCAGATTCTCGAATCCGAAGGTGATCGTCAGTCGGCCATTAACGTCGCGGAAGGTAAGAAGCAGGCCCAGGTTCTGGCGGCAGAAGCGGATAAGACCGAGCAAATTTTACAAGCCGAAGGTGAAGCTCGTGCCATTCTGGCGGTTGCCGAAGCTCAGGCAGACGCGTTACGTAAGGTTGGTGAAGCGGCAGATACTGTTCAGGGTCAGAAAGCGATTCAGCTGGATCTGGCAACCAAAGCCATTGCTGCGAAAGAAGCCATTGCCCGTGAATCGTCAGTGGTGCTGCTGCCAGAAGATAAAACCGACGCCAGCTCGCTGGTGGCGTCTTCTATGTCGATCATTAATTCTCTGAACAAACAGCAGAATTAA
- a CDS encoding NfeD family protein, with protein sequence MEFFRLENIAEILMIVGIAALIIEVVVLGFSTFVLFFLGISLLLTGVAMNLGFLEATWITAMWSNTLLTGVLAVSLWKPLSRMQNKVGSKEVDNDFAADTFVLEGDVDMQGKTTRAYSGVEWKLKSQQPIASGTVVKVVKTEVGVMWVEAV encoded by the coding sequence ATGGAATTCTTCCGTTTAGAAAATATCGCTGAAATTCTGATGATTGTGGGAATCGCCGCTTTGATTATCGAAGTGGTGGTATTGGGGTTTTCTACGTTTGTTCTGTTTTTCCTCGGAATCTCATTACTACTGACGGGCGTTGCCATGAACCTGGGTTTTCTTGAAGCCACGTGGATCACAGCAATGTGGAGCAACACCTTACTCACCGGTGTATTGGCTGTTTCTTTATGGAAGCCGCTGAGCCGAATGCAGAATAAGGTGGGTAGTAAAGAAGTGGACAACGATTTCGCCGCCGATACTTTTGTTTTGGAAGGCGATGTGGATATGCAGGGTAAAACTACTCGCGCCTATTCTGGCGTAGAATGGAAGCTGAAAAGCCAGCAACCGATTGCCTCTGGTACCGTAGTTAAAGTGGTTAAAACGGAAGTGGGTGTGATGTGGGTTGAAGCGGTTTAA
- a CDS encoding helix-turn-helix domain-containing protein — MKRCVILALDNSPLSSISGPMEILLLACRLAEAKDWRIEIVAENRQQVPGSGGVSLTAHHCINDIKQADVLIVGAIGDPRMRPEGIATKTLQWIQALQRQGSQLVSICTGAYVLACAGVLRGKRVTSHWAVIDWLAQQFPDCDWQPGAMLTQDGQVACSGGASAYQDMSLLLVRQYFGEAIARQVAKTALIDLDRHSQLQYASFVPQRQHQDHLIHQVQDWLQHHGCEQFTQQDLAELIHLSERQFKRRFKQATQQTPLAYIQALRMEVAKNALETSLKQVDVVARECGYEDVRFFRELFKRNTGLAPSEYRGKFSGHQP, encoded by the coding sequence ATGAAACGCTGCGTCATTCTTGCTTTGGATAACAGCCCGCTATCCTCGATTTCCGGGCCAATGGAAATTTTGCTGTTGGCTTGTCGCCTGGCGGAGGCAAAGGACTGGCGTATTGAGATTGTTGCCGAGAATCGACAGCAGGTGCCTGGTAGCGGCGGTGTCAGCCTGACGGCCCATCATTGTATTAATGACATAAAACAAGCTGATGTGCTGATTGTCGGAGCGATTGGCGACCCAAGAATGCGCCCGGAAGGTATTGCGACAAAGACGCTGCAGTGGATTCAGGCTTTGCAGCGGCAGGGTAGCCAGTTAGTGAGTATTTGCACGGGCGCTTATGTACTGGCCTGTGCCGGGGTGTTACGCGGTAAGCGCGTAACCAGCCATTGGGCGGTAATCGACTGGCTGGCGCAGCAGTTTCCGGATTGTGATTGGCAGCCGGGCGCAATGCTTACTCAGGACGGACAGGTGGCTTGCTCCGGCGGAGCGAGTGCTTACCAGGACATGAGCCTGTTGCTTGTGCGTCAGTACTTCGGCGAGGCGATTGCCCGGCAAGTGGCCAAAACAGCATTAATTGATCTGGATCGGCACAGCCAATTGCAGTACGCCAGCTTTGTGCCGCAACGCCAGCATCAGGACCACTTAATTCATCAGGTTCAGGATTGGCTGCAACACCATGGCTGCGAGCAATTCACCCAGCAGGATCTGGCGGAACTGATTCACCTCAGCGAACGTCAGTTTAAACGACGCTTTAAACAAGCAACGCAACAAACACCGCTGGCGTATATTCAGGCGTTGCGCATGGAAGTGGCGAAAAATGCGCTGGAGACCAGCTTAAAGCAAGTCGATGTGGTCGCCCGCGAATGCGGGTATGAAGATGTGCGCTTTTTCCGCGAACTGTTTAAGCGTAATACCGGTCTGGCGCCGAGTGAGTATCGGGGGAAGTTTTCAGGCCATCAGCCGTAA
- a CDS encoding type II toxin-antitoxin system ParD family antitoxin — translation MHISLTSELESRVKAKVETGLYNNASEVIREALRFMETHEDWVKELKLAQLREQLKVGSDQLDRGESTTIESKQALNALFEDIKG, via the coding sequence ATGCATATATCACTTACATCTGAGCTGGAATCCCGTGTTAAGGCCAAAGTAGAAACAGGCCTGTACAACAACGCCAGTGAGGTTATTCGTGAAGCCCTGCGCTTTATGGAGACTCATGAAGACTGGGTTAAGGAGCTGAAGCTGGCTCAGTTACGGGAACAACTTAAGGTTGGCTCTGATCAGCTCGATCGTGGCGAAAGCACCACCATTGAATCAAAGCAGGCTCTCAATGCTCTGTTTGAGGATATTAAAGGCTGA
- the dnaB gene encoding replicative DNA helicase, translating to MSDFINDDYIPEADSDNGAAGGSRTPPHSVEAEQSVLGSLMLDERAWESVSESTVDTDFYRHDHRMIFRAITHLVKSEQPIDVVTVAEELEERAQLDKVGGAAYLSRLVDMTPSIDNCAAYAEIVRERSQQRRLIEAASEMMDKAYEPDGATALDLLSDAEKSIAQIAEGNRQDGGPQVVAPILKNTLDQLDEMFNQPDGLSGLTTGFTEIDNRTSGWQKADLVIVAARPSMGKTTYAMNLVENALMGTKRPCLVFSMEMPSESIVMRMLSSIGKIDQTRIRSGKLIDEDWPKLSAAVNLLKDLPLYIDDTAALTPQEMRNRARKVYRENNNDLAMIMVDYLQLMRVSGPSEGRTQEISEISRSLKAMAKEFNCPMIALSQLNRSLEQRPNKRPVNSDLRESGAIEQDADIIQFIYRDEVYNEDTPDKGVAEIITGKHRNGPIGSDRLAFIGKFTRFENLAHGYEGDDDY from the coding sequence ATGTCTGACTTTATAAACGACGATTACATTCCGGAAGCCGATTCCGATAACGGCGCTGCTGGCGGTTCGCGTACTCCCCCGCATTCGGTGGAGGCTGAGCAGTCTGTGCTGGGGTCTCTGATGCTGGATGAGCGCGCCTGGGAGTCCGTTTCCGAATCGACCGTTGACACCGATTTCTATCGCCACGATCACCGTATGATCTTTCGCGCGATTACCCATCTGGTGAAGTCTGAGCAACCGATTGATGTAGTCACGGTTGCTGAAGAATTAGAAGAGCGCGCCCAGCTTGATAAAGTGGGCGGCGCGGCGTACCTGAGTCGCCTGGTGGACATGACGCCATCCATCGATAACTGTGCTGCCTACGCTGAAATCGTACGTGAGCGTTCGCAGCAGCGTCGTTTAATTGAAGCCGCCAGCGAGATGATGGACAAGGCCTACGAGCCCGACGGTGCCACTGCACTGGATCTGTTATCTGATGCTGAAAAGTCGATTGCCCAGATTGCTGAAGGTAACCGTCAGGATGGTGGCCCTCAGGTAGTAGCGCCGATTCTGAAGAATACCCTGGATCAGCTGGACGAAATGTTTAACCAGCCGGATGGTCTGTCGGGTTTGACCACAGGCTTCACCGAAATCGATAACCGCACTTCCGGTTGGCAGAAGGCCGATCTGGTGATTGTTGCTGCGCGTCCCTCCATGGGGAAAACCACTTATGCCATGAATCTGGTGGAAAATGCCTTAATGGGAACCAAGCGTCCGTGTTTGGTGTTCTCGATGGAGATGCCATCAGAATCGATTGTGATGCGGATGTTGTCTTCTATTGGAAAAATCGACCAGACCCGGATTCGTAGCGGTAAGTTAATCGACGAAGACTGGCCAAAGCTCTCCGCCGCAGTCAATCTGTTAAAAGACTTGCCACTTTATATCGACGATACCGCCGCATTAACGCCGCAGGAAATGCGTAACCGAGCGCGTAAGGTGTATCGCGAAAACAATAATGACCTGGCCATGATCATGGTCGATTACCTGCAGCTGATGCGGGTGTCAGGCCCATCGGAAGGTCGTACTCAGGAAATTTCTGAAATTTCGCGCTCGTTAAAAGCGATGGCGAAAGAATTTAACTGCCCGATGATTGCCCTGTCGCAGCTTAACCGCTCGTTGGAGCAACGTCCGAACAAACGCCCGGTAAACTCCGACTTGCGTGAATCCGGAGCGATCGAGCAGGACGCGGATATTATTCAGTTTATTTACCGCGACGAAGTGTATAACGAAGATACGCCGGATAAAGGCGTGGCAGAAATTATTACCGGTAAGCACCGGAACGGTCCGATTGGTTCTGACCGTTTAGCGTTTATTGGTAAATTTACCCGATTTGAAAACCTCGCCCACGGTTATGAGGGCGATGACGATTATTAA
- a CDS encoding GNAT family N-acetyltransferase, whose amino-acid sequence MNWNFSTANFSLRLPDANQDNDALYELLSQPGVMAHIPKASMSVSAQSLDELRRVAMRFEVRESACWLVEGSFDKQLIARVGVQKINWMTDSAQFWWELSDRIDFTILAEVIPAVMNFCFDELKLNRLEMRVVSGSILHEEYLKQIGFQYEGCLPAQQEFEGKTIDLALYSFLAGDRR is encoded by the coding sequence ATGAACTGGAATTTTTCGACTGCCAATTTTTCATTACGTCTGCCAGATGCCAACCAGGATAACGATGCCCTATACGAGTTGCTGAGTCAGCCAGGTGTAATGGCTCATATCCCAAAAGCATCGATGTCGGTCTCCGCACAATCACTGGATGAGCTGCGCCGGGTGGCCATGCGTTTCGAAGTGCGGGAGAGTGCGTGTTGGCTGGTTGAAGGCAGTTTTGACAAGCAGCTGATTGCACGGGTTGGCGTTCAGAAAATTAACTGGATGACGGATAGCGCACAGTTTTGGTGGGAACTTAGTGATAGAATTGATTTTACTATTCTGGCTGAGGTTATCCCGGCCGTGATGAATTTCTGTTTTGATGAATTGAAACTCAATCGTCTGGAAATGCGTGTTGTTTCAGGTTCAATACTTCACGAAGAGTACCTGAAACAAATTGGTTTCCAGTATGAAGGTTGCTTGCCAGCTCAGCAGGAGTTCGAAGGTAAAACTATCGATCTGGCGCTTTACTCCTTTTTAGCAGGAGATCGCCGCTAA
- a CDS encoding helix-turn-helix transcriptional regulator produces MLAVAQLVTAIQVIHLLTAEVAGRLNISTDTLRRRLKEEGNYYAEIKERLRRNAALFWLTSTQMPINSIALRLGFSEPSAFNRAFKNWTGKTPGQYRAGAV; encoded by the coding sequence ATGCTGGCTGTCGCGCAGCTCGTAACTGCCATCCAGGTAATACACCTGCTTACAGCCGAAGTCGCCGGGCGGTTAAATATAAGCACCGACACCTTGCGGCGGCGGTTAAAAGAGGAAGGGAATTATTATGCCGAAATTAAAGAGCGCTTACGCCGCAACGCTGCCTTATTCTGGCTAACCAGCACTCAGATGCCGATTAACAGTATTGCGTTAAGACTGGGGTTTTCTGAGCCCAGTGCCTTTAACCGGGCGTTTAAAAACTGGACAGGGAAGACGCCGGGGCAATATCGGGCAGGTGCGGTGTAG
- a CDS encoding nuclear transport factor 2 family protein — MSTNKELIETFYTAFQNLDYETMKACYHPDAYFRDEAFELNGNEPGAMWHMLCERSQSMTMDFSVTEKDGKVSAHWEPKYLFSQTGRFVHNIIDAEFEFKDGKIIEHIDYFDFWRWSRQALGLPGLLLGWTPLLRNKVRKMAMNNLRVFMAKNYS, encoded by the coding sequence ATGAGCACCAACAAAGAGCTGATCGAAACTTTTTATACTGCGTTTCAGAATTTAGATTATGAAACCATGAAAGCCTGCTATCACCCGGATGCTTACTTTCGTGATGAGGCGTTTGAGCTGAATGGCAATGAGCCAGGCGCCATGTGGCATATGTTATGTGAGCGCTCTCAAAGCATGACGATGGATTTTTCTGTGACTGAAAAAGACGGTAAGGTCAGCGCTCATTGGGAACCCAAATACCTGTTCAGTCAGACCGGTCGTTTTGTTCATAACATCATTGATGCCGAGTTTGAATTTAAAGACGGCAAAATTATAGAACACATCGACTATTTTGATTTCTGGCGCTGGAGTCGCCAGGCACTGGGTTTGCCAGGTTTATTGCTGGGCTGGACGCCGTTACTGCGTAACAAAGTACGTAAGATGGCAATGAACAATCTGAGAGTTTTTATGGCTAAAAACTACTCCTGA
- the rpsR gene encoding 30S ribosomal protein S18: MARFFRRRKFCRFTAEGVSEIDYKDMDTLKGYITETGKIVPSRITGTRAKYQRQLSTAIKRARYIALLPYTDQHDN; this comes from the coding sequence ATGGCACGTTTTTTCCGTCGTCGTAAGTTCTGCCGTTTCACTGCTGAAGGCGTATCCGAAATCGATTACAAAGATATGGATACTCTGAAAGGCTACATCACTGAAACTGGCAAAATCGTACCAAGCCGTATCACTGGTACCCGTGCTAAGTATCAGCGTCAGCTGTCTACTGCAATCAAGCGCGCGCGCTACATTGCACTGCTGCCGTACACCGATCAGCACGACAACTAA
- a CDS encoding type II toxin-antitoxin system RelE/ParE family toxin yields MPKPDYQLVISDAAKADLKDIYQYGLRQWGKAQSDRYLEKLKTQLWLLTEQPMMGTDRPELLSGNKSLPVESQTLYYRVTPDKVEIIRILHGRQDPSRHIE; encoded by the coding sequence ATGCCAAAACCTGATTACCAGCTGGTTATTTCTGATGCAGCCAAAGCTGACCTGAAAGACATCTATCAATATGGTTTGCGCCAGTGGGGAAAAGCTCAGTCGGATCGTTATCTGGAAAAGCTTAAAACTCAGCTTTGGTTATTAACCGAACAACCGATGATGGGCACTGATCGGCCCGAACTTCTCTCTGGTAATAAAAGCCTGCCTGTCGAAAGCCAAACTCTCTATTACCGTGTGACACCGGATAAAGTAGAGATCATTCGGATACTTCACGGTCGTCAGGATCCAAGCAGGCATATCGAATAA
- the rplI gene encoding 50S ribosomal protein L9: MQIILLEKVANLGELGEQVTVKPGYARNFLFPQNKAVPATKANVEQFEARRAELEKAATEKLASANSRKEKIEGIELSVAVRAGDEGKLFGSLGNRDIAELATEAGVELSKSEVRLPTGPIRSVGEFDVAIHLHAEVNAVLKLHVVAE; the protein is encoded by the coding sequence ATGCAAATTATTCTGTTAGAAAAAGTAGCAAACCTGGGTGAACTGGGCGAACAAGTAACCGTTAAGCCGGGTTATGCTCGTAACTTCCTGTTCCCACAGAACAAAGCAGTTCCTGCTACTAAAGCAAACGTTGAGCAATTCGAAGCTCGTCGTGCTGAGCTGGAAAAAGCAGCTACTGAGAAACTGGCTAGCGCTAACAGCCGTAAAGAGAAAATCGAAGGCATCGAACTGTCTGTTGCAGTACGCGCAGGCGACGAAGGTAAGCTGTTCGGTTCTCTGGGCAACCGCGATATTGCAGAACTGGCTACCGAAGCCGGCGTTGAACTGAGCAAGTCTGAAGTTCGTCTGCCGACCGGTCCTATCCGTTCTGTTGGTGAGTTCGACGTTGCGATCCACCTGCACGCAGAAGTAAACGCTGTTCTGAAACTGCACGTAGTAGCTGAATAA